A genomic window from Chloroflexota bacterium includes:
- a CDS encoding response regulator transcription factor encodes MMRPIRIMIAEDHSLFGHGLRRVLNMESDLEVIAEVGDGNLAVERALELTPDVVLMDINLPKRNGLQATREITSSLDDVSVVVLTAYDDEQQMFYAMRAGASAYFGKDVLPDVLVEAVRTVATGRYVIDGRTLQKHEVMPWLLSRFDELSEESNLDEGSLVPLTRREMEILGYIVEGESNKTIALKLGISQQTVKNHMSSILRKLSASDRTEAAVVALRKGWVPLQETRDEKES; translated from the coding sequence ATGATGAGACCGATTCGGATCATGATAGCTGAAGATCACTCGCTGTTCGGGCACGGGCTCCGACGGGTGTTGAACATGGAGTCCGACCTTGAGGTGATTGCCGAAGTGGGTGACGGCAACCTGGCTGTGGAGCGGGCCCTCGAGCTGACGCCAGATGTTGTTCTGATGGATATCAATTTGCCCAAACGCAATGGTTTGCAGGCGACCCGGGAGATCACTTCCAGCCTTGACGATGTATCCGTGGTCGTTCTGACAGCCTACGACGACGAACAACAGATGTTCTATGCCATGCGGGCCGGTGCTTCTGCCTATTTTGGGAAAGATGTTTTGCCAGACGTGCTCGTCGAAGCAGTCCGGACCGTGGCTACTGGGCGTTATGTCATCGATGGCCGCACCCTGCAGAAACATGAGGTAATGCCCTGGCTGCTCAGCCGATTCGACGAGCTTTCTGAGGAGAGTAACCTGGATGAGGGTTCCCTGGTGCCGCTTACGAGGCGGGAGATGGAGATTCTGGGTTACATCGTAGAGGGCGAAAGCAATAAAACAATCGCCTTGAAGCTGGGAATCAGTCAGCAGACCGTCAAAAACCATATGAGCAGTATTCTGCGCAAGCTCTCCGCAAGTGACCGGACAGAGGCTGCCGTGGTTGCCTTGCGCAAGGGCTGGGTACCCCTGCAGGAAACCAGAGATGAAAAGGAAAGTTGA
- a CDS encoding response regulator transcription factor, with the protein MRGQRILVVDDNQDIRELLECIFKRDSIDIRSASSGPEGLRQLYAFQPDLVILDILMPGMDGWETLRRIRQLTDVPVIILSALNMDEDIVRGFDLGAHDFVTKPFSADVLLARAERLLRQRTATDRISDGVAIFDDGYLQVDLEFRKVLVEGREVTLTRTDYDVFEFLVRHKGQVLSKRQILAAVWGWEYIDHPEYVHTYISRLRRKLERDPATPKYILTEHGLGYCFAGVPDFLQTTV; encoded by the coding sequence ATGAGAGGACAAAGAATCCTGGTCGTTGATGATAACCAGGATATCCGGGAACTGCTGGAATGCATCTTCAAACGGGATTCCATAGACATCCGCTCAGCGAGCAGTGGTCCGGAGGGCTTGCGGCAGCTCTATGCGTTTCAGCCCGACTTGGTCATCCTGGATATATTGATGCCCGGGATGGACGGATGGGAAACGCTGCGGCGGATTCGGCAATTGACCGATGTGCCTGTGATTATCTTGTCGGCGTTGAACATGGACGAGGACATCGTGCGGGGATTCGACCTGGGCGCCCACGATTTCGTGACCAAACCCTTCAGCGCAGATGTGTTGCTGGCCCGGGCAGAAAGGCTGCTGCGTCAGCGTACTGCAACCGATCGCATATCTGACGGTGTGGCGATCTTTGACGACGGCTACCTGCAAGTGGACCTGGAGTTTCGAAAAGTTCTGGTGGAGGGTAGAGAGGTCACGTTGACCCGAACGGATTACGATGTCTTCGAGTTTCTGGTGCGCCACAAAGGCCAGGTGCTCTCCAAACGCCAGATTCTTGCCGCTGTCTGGGGGTGGGAATACATCGACCATCCTGAGTACGTCCATACCTATATCTCGCGGTTGCGACGCAAGCTGGAGAGGGATCCAGCAACCCCTAAGTATATCCTGACCGAGCATGGGCTGGGATATTGTTTTGCGGGAGTACCCGATTTTTTGCAAACCACGGTTTGA
- a CDS encoding Flp family type IVb pilin produces the protein MTETPSGGDAGQSFIEYALILILIAIVVLAIFLIMGDEIRTFINDLLQAWFPS, from the coding sequence ATGACTGAAACGCCTTCCGGCGGCGATGCAGGCCAGAGTTTTATCGAATACGCGTTGATTCTGATCCTGATCGCTATTGTCGTGCTTGCCATCTTTTTGATTATGGGGGATGAAATCAGGACCTTCATCAACGACCTGTTGCAGGCCTGGTTTCCCAGCTGA
- a CDS encoding ComF family protein — protein sequence MARGPEKREVVPRPWHTLLDILFPPQCAGCGKSGVNICPDCMGQVTPVPLPICRHCGRPWEGPGVCHSCRSCQSQLKAIRSASIYAQPLGKIIWQFKYRNRRDLARPLGGLLASYWMGHVVPVDIVMAVPLHPTRQRERGYNQATLLAQQLCFTARLPLLDAGILQRGRPTTQQASLTRPERLKNVAGAFQWQGPALSDLNILLIDDVATSGATLEACATVLKGAGAASVRALTVARAGDEYGKIRSSKIARVGL from the coding sequence ATGGCACGCGGGCCAGAGAAGCGTGAGGTCGTCCCTCGACCATGGCATACGTTGCTTGATATACTGTTTCCGCCGCAGTGTGCCGGCTGCGGGAAGTCAGGAGTCAATATCTGCCCTGACTGCATGGGGCAGGTAACACCTGTGCCTCTTCCCATCTGTCGCCATTGTGGTCGACCCTGGGAAGGCCCGGGGGTCTGCCATAGCTGTCGATCCTGCCAGAGCCAACTCAAGGCGATTCGCTCAGCCTCGATCTATGCCCAACCTTTGGGAAAGATCATCTGGCAGTTCAAGTACCGAAATCGTCGGGACCTGGCACGTCCCCTGGGTGGCCTGTTGGCGTCCTACTGGATGGGCCATGTCGTACCGGTGGACATTGTGATGGCGGTGCCCCTGCACCCGACTCGACAGCGCGAGCGGGGATATAACCAGGCAACCTTGCTGGCGCAGCAACTCTGTTTCACCGCGCGGTTGCCACTGCTCGACGCAGGCATACTTCAGCGGGGCCGGCCAACCACCCAACAGGCCAGCCTGACTCGCCCTGAACGCCTGAAAAACGTGGCCGGTGCTTTTCAATGGCAGGGACCGGCGCTTTCCGATCTGAACATCCTGTTGATCGACGATGTGGCAACCAGTGGCGCCACGTTGGAAGCGTGCGCCACGGTCCTGAAAGGGGCAGGCGCCGCCAGCGTGCGGGCACTGACCGTCGCCCGGGCGGGGGACGAATACGGGAAAATAAGGTCTTCCAAGATCGCAAGAGTTGGGCTATAA